The nucleotide window CGGTATAAAGTTTAGTAGTTTTATTTGATGTTTTTATTTACGAATTTTATGACTGAGATGATGACTTTTGTTTTTGTTATGTAGTTTTTTAagtagttttttttttaagCGGTTTTTTTTTCTGCATTGCAAGACTGTAAATCCGTAGTTCGAACAAGCACCATCAGGTATAGTTCGAAGTTGACGTCAGCTAAAACCTTCTTATGAGCCCGGGAGTACTGAATAGCGTAGAAAACTGAGTTACACTACTGAACTTCCACAGAGACAGAAAATATATTCTTCAGCCGGAAATCCTACATTTCGAGGCTTTGAATTGCGACGATGAGGAAGGAGTTCTGGTACATGGTGGTATGCAACGCCGCTGTCCTCCTCTTGCTTCTATATGTGTGCTTCGACCTACTAACGCTTGCTGCTGATGATGCTACTGGCGAAGCGTTACTAAAGGCCGATTTGAACCCCCCAAGTGGCAGTAACCGTCCCATGTTGATTCCAAAAATCATCCATCAGACGTACAAGACTGCAGACGTCCCTGAAGAGTGGAGGGAGGGTCAGCAGCGGTGCAAGGACTTGCATCCGGACTACGAGTACAAGTTTTGGACCGACGAACAGGGACGAGAGTTTATTAAAGAGCAGTTTCCGTGGTTTTTGAAGACATTTGATTCATACCGTTATCCCATCCAGAGAGCAGATGCTATACGCTACTTCTTACTCTTACACTTTGGAGGTGTTTACATCGACTTGGATGACGGATGCAAGAGGAAGTTGGATCCCTTGCTAACTGTCCCCGCGTTCCTTCGGAAAACCTCTCCAACTGGAGTTTCTAATGACGTTATGGGCTCTGTACCGGGGCATGCTTTCTTCAACAAAACTGTACACTCTCTATCACACTATGATAGAAACTGGTTTATTCCCTATCTCACTATCATGTTTTCAACAGGTCCGCTCTTTGTGTCGGTGGTGTGGAAGCAATACAAGCGGTGGGGGGTCCCAGCCGACCAACAGGTACGGATTATCCAGCCGCAGGATTATAAAATGCACGACGACTCGTTTTTTTCCATAGCGCCTGGCTCATCCTGGCATCTCAATGATGCCAACTTTATCAAGGACTTGTCAAACCATATTTTAGCGTGTGTTGTCCTTGGTTTTGTTATTGGGTTCGTTCTTCTGTACTGCGAGTACTGCTTCTACTACTGGTTGAAGCAAGGTGGGCTTTCTAACCTCTATAACGCCGTGTGCAAACTGCTACGCTTCAAGCGCGAACAATACAGACCAGTAGCGACTTCCGTACCAGACTACGTCCGGCAACACAACTTTTTGCATTCAAATAGACCAAGGAAGGATTCAAATATATACCAAATTGAGGTGTAATTTTAGGTCCAGATAAGCCTGATGACTCAACCTCTTAAGTCATTGCTGCTTCTCCTCTAAACGGGCGACAACGACAACAATAAACAATACTCAGCATGACGCTGGTTTCCTTCCGGAGTTCTATAGTCTA belongs to Eremothecium sinecaudum strain ATCC 58844 chromosome IV, complete sequence and includes:
- a CDS encoding glycosyltransferase family 32 protein (Non-Syntenic homolog of Saccharomyces cerevisiae YPL057C (SUR1) and YBR161W (CSH1) not in Ashbya gossypii; syntenic homolog of unannotated Eremothecium cymbalariae gene), which translates into the protein MRKEFWYMVVCNAAVLLLLLYVCFDLLTLAADDATGEALLKADLNPPSGSNRPMLIPKIIHQTYKTADVPEEWREGQQRCKDLHPDYEYKFWTDEQGREFIKEQFPWFLKTFDSYRYPIQRADAIRYFLLLHFGGVYIDLDDGCKRKLDPLLTVPAFLRKTSPTGVSNDVMGSVPGHAFFNKTVHSLSHYDRNWFIPYLTIMFSTGPLFVSVVWKQYKRWGVPADQQVRIIQPQDYKMHDDSFFSIAPGSSWHLNDANFIKDLSNHILACVVLGFVIGFVLLYCEYCFYYWLKQGGLSNLYNAVCKLLRFKREQYRPVATSVPDYVRQHNFLHSNRPRKDSNIYQIEV